A region of Zeugodacus cucurbitae isolate PBARC_wt_2022May chromosome 5, idZeuCucr1.2, whole genome shotgun sequence DNA encodes the following proteins:
- the LOC105212705 gene encoding platelet binding protein GspB isoform X1, translated as MDARKQKRLGAAPIASFEKSFEDTASTATHSSTTSSITSSSSATAATVIPAAAPFLGSTKFSASQEHETLAKDIHSNGEMSMEPREHITKTAADKAIATGKTRNAQLEQPSIAVSVPGSSVVATDASSAAAAVIQSSRSKGDGNNTKRPPPLKATVSAATTTVAVAPGGGDSVGQPQAQHQQLAAGVGGAYKGATTLATPSTPRIELSRASSSSHHEEDSRESSPENVFEQVGTGTLQETIGLGFREEGALELRSSTEELYFMDPEQKKEEQEKMQQQQAKRSSPHIFKFDDHQSYLQQHQRKDSASSEVAALLCISGRTSRISSVGSQGSAVSRLSAVSGVSRSPSPHRMLLETSFCGPKPLENVVDGRVLTTIEPPTVELLEQVLLSRKHDPTQAVLAEGITVESSPKKKPTSLSNGEAKPPMKITKKVERPNAVAIASAGVEKPTMGAQRRSSKSPGQMVIGKTPGGTEYIRINLKPDYMYDDKGIAPHEKVVEAPNSIAPLYSRSQKKPASLSLGRTAVDENRLTPTASPKPSRHGVLTKETHGSRSPSPATVSVSRKSSFSSLFRLGGKDSPDSPRERSRSRSKSKERQTPQSQNVTPSKQKSVLAIFKPGKRGSNAGADAKSSKSSSPIDGHELQQQMRSKSHTPSSTTTGGGSRPASRLRYYDEPVEGVIHIPLHTPPEEKEARKLLHGIQQLNAEPMRPVPTAITASQLAAAAAALKPVGTRKGSGSGSSGSGQSQPRSQQVEKLQRIENLDAIHTLSQDDDNKERTWSLEVNKHSSQDSQETAGSETSYASAIKVNIRSNLANVKENVVQENGMAAEAEIHRLPSVDSVSETKIVETVATVNVNITQIQPENEHTKEKRRLLFTTRLGSGSQDPIFSTQFSISKTESQSSQLSEQVQETIAESPVSETLHRQGTVIRRSEEEVELNASAKIQEPKEPTKLPPNRRTSTEAAARRQKSISTSEDEKPIVQTTVTAVVMRRKESHEEPRRKSRSTSEEDADAGGGILNQRHSRYLENFDVRKKYHENVPRKPKRQSVSEPKRGDSTEDAVVPVVEQRDDQKPPKQHQQRKPTLPQPPPPSTAPSPSPPPTAPSVAASRSPTPTQRVPRSQSQSPVDASGKQTPVKPPRTSTPTRRSHGQHVGTERQSMPSTDEPVESSESERDSDLAGGSSAAADPKRRHLPRHVGTIEDHESTGLVSQESFDELPYVPTTLPEERAHGVPLVPMKDRANMELKTCPVERPRSTTPLNPSHLEEYCGIVTPQEQTYELSGSVPVRGEKLRISLPRKDSTKERGQSAKSPRRPSNTSGKSWFEFAEEGLRATASNLERKDSNKQLLQQQQQTQPELEIKTKVAVSKATTTTVQTTQTQITPTSGTTTTQRKLSGHWIDFENIPEKRKPPKRITALPKDGVITTSSSNRIHATTSSVQHAAQLPAHAHGHGHGHHQPAQPDVTMDGKIHYNYVKPEDCQCECHEAKREGGAGAVADDNASAAAGDDEVEGVTSSKSITSVDLLQQGEDMLPLLDPDTQDGIEPSDSSREYSCYTDDEMDVPMRRASSSRSKGSSSKLEEFPRRDVSHSPRNRKFPDNRK; from the exons CAATTGCATCGTTCGAGAAGTCGTTTGAGGATACAGCATCCACTGCGACTCACAGCAGCACTACAAGCTCCATCACAAGCAGCAGTTCGGCTACAGCGGCAACGGTTATACCAGCAGCAGCGCCTTTCTTGGGTTCAACGAAGTTCAGCGCGTCGCAGGAACATGAAACTCTTGCCAAGGACATCCACAGCAATGGCGAGATGTCG ATGGAGCCGCGCGAGCACATTACTAAAACAGCTGCGGACAAAGCAATCGCAACGGGGAAAACGAGAAATGCCCAACTGGAACAACCTAGTATAGCCGTATCGGTGCCGGGAAGCAGTGTAGTTGCAACAGACGCCAGCTCTGCCGCTGCTGCAGTCATCCAAAGCAGTAGATCGAAAGGCGATGGCAACAACACGAAGCGACCACCTCCTTTAAAGGCGACTGTctccgccgccaccaccactgTCGCAGTCGCACCAGGTGGCGGTGATTCGGTTGGTCAGCCACAAGCGCAGCATCAGCAGCTGGCGGCTGGAGTGGGGGGCGCGTACAAAGGAGCCACTACGCTTGCCACACCCTCCACGCCCCGCATTGAGCTGAGTCGTGCATCGTCGTCGTCGCATCACGAAGAGGATAGCCGGGAAAGCAGTCCGGAGAATGTGTTCGAACAG GTTGGCACTGGCACCCTACAGGAAACAATCGGACTGGGCTTTCGCGAAGAGGGCGCACTGGAGCTGCGGAGCTCCACCGAGGAATTGTACTTCATGGATCCGGAGCAGAAGAAGGAGGAGCAAGAGAAAATGCAACAGCAG caaGCGAAACGCTCCTCCCCGCACATCTTCAAGTTTGACGATCATCAGAGCTATTTGCAGCAGCACCAGCGAAAAGACTCAGCCAGCTCCGAGGTCGCTGCATTACTTTGTATTTCCGGACGCACAAGTCGCATATCCAGCGTTGGTAGCCAGGGTTCGGCTGTGAGTAGGCTCTCAGCGGTGTCGGGCGTTTCACGTTCGCCTTCGCCGCATCGCATGCTTTTAGAGACATCCTTTTGTGGTCCAAAACCGTTGGAAAATGTAGTGGACGGCCGGGTGTTAACTACTATTGAGCCACCGACTGTTGAACTGCTTGAGCAAGTTTTGCTGTCTCGTAAGCACGATCCAACACAGGCAGTGTTGGCGGAAGGTATTACAGTGGAGAGTTCACCGAAGAAGAAGCCGACATCGCTATCAAACGGTGAAGCTAAACCGCCAATGAAAATCACTAAGAAAGTGGAGCGACCCAATGCTGTAGCTATTGCATCTGCAGGTGTAGAAAAGCCAACCATGGGTGCTCAGCGGAGAAGTAGTAAAAGCCCGGGGCAAATGGTGATTGGAAAAACACCAGGCGGTACCGAGTATATACGCATTAACCTGAAGCCAGACTATATGTATGATGACAAAGGTATTGCCCCTCATGAGAAAGTCGTGGAGGCTCCAAACAGCATTGCACCGCTTTATTCACGCAGTCAAAAGAAACCTGCTTCACTGAGTTTAGGTCGAACCGCTGTGGATGAAAATCGACTTACACCAACAGCCAGTCCTAAACCCTCGCGACACGGCGTTTTGACGAAGGAGACACATGGTAGTCGTTCACCTTCACCAGCCACAGTTTCAGTTTCAAGAAAGAGTTCATTTAGTTCGCTTTTTCGACTAGGCGGGAAAGACTCACCAGATTCACCCCGTGAACGTTCACGATCCCGTAGTAAAAGTAAAGAACGTCAGACGCCGCAGTCACAGAACGTTACACCAAGCAAACAAAAATCCGTTTTAGCGATTTTCAAACCGGGGAAACGTGGCAGTAATGCAGGCGCCGACGCCAAATCTTCGAAGAGCTCTTCCCCAATCGATGGACATGAGCTTCAGCAACAAATGCGCAGCAAATCACACACCCCATCATCAACTACCACTGGAGGTGGATCTCGTCCTGCTAGTAGATTACGTTATTACGATGAACCTGTGGAAGGCGTGATTCACATACCTCTTCACACTCCACCAGAAGAAAAGGAGGCTCGTAAACTATTGCACGGTATACAACAACTCAATGCAGAGCCGATGCGTCCAGTTCCAACTGCTATAACTGCTAGTCAACTTGCTGCAGCCGCTGCTGCTTTAAAACCAGTAGGCACTCGAAAGGGTTCTGGAAGTGGATCTTCAGGCAGTGGCCAATCGCAGCCACGTTCGCAACAGGTGGAAAAACTACAACGTATCGAAAATCTCGATGCAATACATACACTTTCACAGGATGATGACAATAAAGAACGTACATGGAGCCTAGAAGTGAACAAGCATAGCTCACAGGACTCACAGGAGACAGCTGGTTCTGAAACTAGCTACGCCAGTGCCATAAAAGTCAATATTCGTTCAAATTTGGCCAATGTTAAAGAAAATGTTGTGCAGGAAAATGGTATGGCAGCGGAGGCTGAAATTCATCGGTTACCTTCGGTGGATAGTGTTAGCGAGACGAAGATCGTTGAAACCGTAGCTACTGTTAATgtaaacattacacaaattcaGCCTGAAAATGAGCACACAAAAGAAAAGCGTCGATTGCTTTTCACCACACGTTTAGGCTCAGGTAGTCAGGATCCAATATTTTCTAcacaatttagtatttctaagaCCGAAAGTCAGTCTAGCCAACTGTCAGAGCAAGTTCAAGAGACAATAGCAGAAAGTCCCGTCTCAGAGACCTTACATAGACAAGGCACTGTAATCCGTCGCTCAGAGGAAGAAGTCGAACTAAATGCTTCAGCAAAAATACAGGAACCTAAAGAGCCTACGAAATTACCGCCGAATAGGCGGACCTCTACGGAAGCTGCAGCTCGTCGGCAAAAATCGATTTCCACGTCAGAAGATGAAAAACCCATTGTGCAGACTACTGTAACTGCGGTTGTCATGCGTCGCAAAGAATCGCATGAGGAACCGCGGAGAAAATCACGCTCCACATCGGAGGAGGATGCAGATGCCGGTGGGGGGATTTTAAATCAACGGCATTCACGTTACTTGGAAAACTTCGATGTACGTAAAAAATACCATGAGAATGTGCCGCGAAAACCTAAACGGCAAAGTGTTTCTGAACCAAAACGTGGTGACAGTACGGAGGATGCGGTTGTGCCTGTCGTAGAACAGCGTGACGATCAAAAACCACCAAAACAACATCAGCAACGTAAACCGACACTGCCtcaaccaccaccaccatctACAGCTCCTTCACCATCACCTCCTCCAACAGCTCCATCCGTAGCTGCAAGTCGTTCGCCAACACCCACGCAACGAGTGCCGCGCTCACAATCCCAGTCCCCTGTAGATGCCTCCGGAAAACAAACGCCTGTTAAACCACCAAGAACCTCTACACCTACACGCCGCTCACATGGCCAACATGTCGGAACCGAAAGACAATCAATGCCTTCAACCGATGAACCAGTTGAATCCTCTGAGAGTGAACGAGACTCTGACCTTGCTGGTGGCTCGTCCGCTGCAGCCGACCCCAAGCGTCGGCATTTGCCCCGTCATGTTGGTACTATTGAAGATCACGAAAGTACAGGACTGGTGTCGCAAGAGTCTTTTGACGAACTTCCTTATGTGCCAACCACGTTACCCGAGGAACGCGCACATGGCGTACCACTTGTTCCTATGAAAGATCGAGCCAACATGGAATTGAAAACATGTCCTGTGGAGCGACCGCGCTCAACTACACCACTTAATCCTTCACACTTAGAGGAATATTGCGGAATAGTTACACCTCAGGAACAAACATATGAACTTAGCGGTTCAGTTCCAGTTCGTGGAGAAAAACTACGTATCAGTTTGCCACGTAAAGACTCCACAAAAGAGCGAGGACAAAGCGCAAAGTCGCCTCGACGACCATCTAATACTAGCGGCAAATCATGGTTTGAGTTTGCCGAAGAAGGTCTTCGCGCTACTGCGTCTAATTTGGAACGTAAAGACTCCAATAAACAattgctgcagcagcagcagcagacacAACCCGAATTGGAAATCAAAACCAAAGTTGCTGTGAGCAAAGCGACAACAACTACCGTGCAAACCACGCAGACACAAATTACACCAACATCGGGCACCACAACAACGCAACGAAAACTCTCCGGACACTGGAtagatttcgaaaatataccCGAAAAACGCAAGCCACCAAAACGAATCACGGCATTACCCAAAGATGGTGTTATTACAACCAGCAGCAGCAATCGAATTCATGCCACCACATCGAGTGTTCAACATGCAGCGCAGCTCCCAGCACATGCACATGGTCATGGACATGGCCATCATCAACCAGCACAACCTGATGTGACAATGGATGGCAAAATCCATTACAACTATGTGAAGCCGGAAGATTGCCAGTGTGAGTGTCATGAAGCCAAGCGCGAGGGCGGCGCCGGCGCTGTGGCGGACGACAACGCGAGCGCGGCCGCTGGCGACGATGAGGTGGAGGGTGTGACAAGCAGCAAATCCATAACTAGTGTTGATCTGCTGCAGCAAGGTGAGGATATGCTGCCATTACTGGATCCCGATACGCAAGACGGAATTGAACCAAG TGATTCATCGCGTGAGTATAGCTGTTATACGGACGATGAGATGGACGTGCCGATGAGACGAGCAAGTTCAAGTCGCTCGAAAGGGAGTTCCTCCAAA TTGGAAGAGTTTCCGCGGCGCGATGTTTCGCACAGTCCCCGGAATAGAAAGTTCCCAGACAATCGCAAGTGA
- the LOC105212705 gene encoding uncharacterized protein LOC105212705 isoform X2 translates to MDARKQKRLGAAPIASFEKSFEDTASTATHSSTTSSITSSSSATAATVIPAAAPFLGSTKFSASQEHETLAKDIHSNGEMSMEPREHITKTAADKAIATGKTRNAQLEQPSIAVSVPGSSVVATDASSAAAAVIQSSRSKGDGNNTKRPPPLKATVSAATTTVAVAPGGGDSVGQPQAQHQQLAAGVGGAYKGATTLATPSTPRIELSRASSSSHHEEDSRESSPENVFEQETIGLGFREEGALELRSSTEELYFMDPEQKKEEQEKMQQQQAKRSSPHIFKFDDHQSYLQQHQRKDSASSEVAALLCISGRTSRISSVGSQGSAVSRLSAVSGVSRSPSPHRMLLETSFCGPKPLENVVDGRVLTTIEPPTVELLEQVLLSRKHDPTQAVLAEGITVESSPKKKPTSLSNGEAKPPMKITKKVERPNAVAIASAGVEKPTMGAQRRSSKSPGQMVIGKTPGGTEYIRINLKPDYMYDDKGIAPHEKVVEAPNSIAPLYSRSQKKPASLSLGRTAVDENRLTPTASPKPSRHGVLTKETHGSRSPSPATVSVSRKSSFSSLFRLGGKDSPDSPRERSRSRSKSKERQTPQSQNVTPSKQKSVLAIFKPGKRGSNAGADAKSSKSSSPIDGHELQQQMRSKSHTPSSTTTGGGSRPASRLRYYDEPVEGVIHIPLHTPPEEKEARKLLHGIQQLNAEPMRPVPTAITASQLAAAAAALKPVGTRKGSGSGSSGSGQSQPRSQQVEKLQRIENLDAIHTLSQDDDNKERTWSLEVNKHSSQDSQETAGSETSYASAIKVNIRSNLANVKENVVQENGMAAEAEIHRLPSVDSVSETKIVETVATVNVNITQIQPENEHTKEKRRLLFTTRLGSGSQDPIFSTQFSISKTESQSSQLSEQVQETIAESPVSETLHRQGTVIRRSEEEVELNASAKIQEPKEPTKLPPNRRTSTEAAARRQKSISTSEDEKPIVQTTVTAVVMRRKESHEEPRRKSRSTSEEDADAGGGILNQRHSRYLENFDVRKKYHENVPRKPKRQSVSEPKRGDSTEDAVVPVVEQRDDQKPPKQHQQRKPTLPQPPPPSTAPSPSPPPTAPSVAASRSPTPTQRVPRSQSQSPVDASGKQTPVKPPRTSTPTRRSHGQHVGTERQSMPSTDEPVESSESERDSDLAGGSSAAADPKRRHLPRHVGTIEDHESTGLVSQESFDELPYVPTTLPEERAHGVPLVPMKDRANMELKTCPVERPRSTTPLNPSHLEEYCGIVTPQEQTYELSGSVPVRGEKLRISLPRKDSTKERGQSAKSPRRPSNTSGKSWFEFAEEGLRATASNLERKDSNKQLLQQQQQTQPELEIKTKVAVSKATTTTVQTTQTQITPTSGTTTTQRKLSGHWIDFENIPEKRKPPKRITALPKDGVITTSSSNRIHATTSSVQHAAQLPAHAHGHGHGHHQPAQPDVTMDGKIHYNYVKPEDCQCECHEAKREGGAGAVADDNASAAAGDDEVEGVTSSKSITSVDLLQQGEDMLPLLDPDTQDGIEPSDSSREYSCYTDDEMDVPMRRASSSRSKGSSSKLEEFPRRDVSHSPRNRKFPDNRK, encoded by the exons CAATTGCATCGTTCGAGAAGTCGTTTGAGGATACAGCATCCACTGCGACTCACAGCAGCACTACAAGCTCCATCACAAGCAGCAGTTCGGCTACAGCGGCAACGGTTATACCAGCAGCAGCGCCTTTCTTGGGTTCAACGAAGTTCAGCGCGTCGCAGGAACATGAAACTCTTGCCAAGGACATCCACAGCAATGGCGAGATGTCG ATGGAGCCGCGCGAGCACATTACTAAAACAGCTGCGGACAAAGCAATCGCAACGGGGAAAACGAGAAATGCCCAACTGGAACAACCTAGTATAGCCGTATCGGTGCCGGGAAGCAGTGTAGTTGCAACAGACGCCAGCTCTGCCGCTGCTGCAGTCATCCAAAGCAGTAGATCGAAAGGCGATGGCAACAACACGAAGCGACCACCTCCTTTAAAGGCGACTGTctccgccgccaccaccactgTCGCAGTCGCACCAGGTGGCGGTGATTCGGTTGGTCAGCCACAAGCGCAGCATCAGCAGCTGGCGGCTGGAGTGGGGGGCGCGTACAAAGGAGCCACTACGCTTGCCACACCCTCCACGCCCCGCATTGAGCTGAGTCGTGCATCGTCGTCGTCGCATCACGAAGAGGATAGCCGGGAAAGCAGTCCGGAGAATGTGTTCGAACAG GAAACAATCGGACTGGGCTTTCGCGAAGAGGGCGCACTGGAGCTGCGGAGCTCCACCGAGGAATTGTACTTCATGGATCCGGAGCAGAAGAAGGAGGAGCAAGAGAAAATGCAACAGCAG caaGCGAAACGCTCCTCCCCGCACATCTTCAAGTTTGACGATCATCAGAGCTATTTGCAGCAGCACCAGCGAAAAGACTCAGCCAGCTCCGAGGTCGCTGCATTACTTTGTATTTCCGGACGCACAAGTCGCATATCCAGCGTTGGTAGCCAGGGTTCGGCTGTGAGTAGGCTCTCAGCGGTGTCGGGCGTTTCACGTTCGCCTTCGCCGCATCGCATGCTTTTAGAGACATCCTTTTGTGGTCCAAAACCGTTGGAAAATGTAGTGGACGGCCGGGTGTTAACTACTATTGAGCCACCGACTGTTGAACTGCTTGAGCAAGTTTTGCTGTCTCGTAAGCACGATCCAACACAGGCAGTGTTGGCGGAAGGTATTACAGTGGAGAGTTCACCGAAGAAGAAGCCGACATCGCTATCAAACGGTGAAGCTAAACCGCCAATGAAAATCACTAAGAAAGTGGAGCGACCCAATGCTGTAGCTATTGCATCTGCAGGTGTAGAAAAGCCAACCATGGGTGCTCAGCGGAGAAGTAGTAAAAGCCCGGGGCAAATGGTGATTGGAAAAACACCAGGCGGTACCGAGTATATACGCATTAACCTGAAGCCAGACTATATGTATGATGACAAAGGTATTGCCCCTCATGAGAAAGTCGTGGAGGCTCCAAACAGCATTGCACCGCTTTATTCACGCAGTCAAAAGAAACCTGCTTCACTGAGTTTAGGTCGAACCGCTGTGGATGAAAATCGACTTACACCAACAGCCAGTCCTAAACCCTCGCGACACGGCGTTTTGACGAAGGAGACACATGGTAGTCGTTCACCTTCACCAGCCACAGTTTCAGTTTCAAGAAAGAGTTCATTTAGTTCGCTTTTTCGACTAGGCGGGAAAGACTCACCAGATTCACCCCGTGAACGTTCACGATCCCGTAGTAAAAGTAAAGAACGTCAGACGCCGCAGTCACAGAACGTTACACCAAGCAAACAAAAATCCGTTTTAGCGATTTTCAAACCGGGGAAACGTGGCAGTAATGCAGGCGCCGACGCCAAATCTTCGAAGAGCTCTTCCCCAATCGATGGACATGAGCTTCAGCAACAAATGCGCAGCAAATCACACACCCCATCATCAACTACCACTGGAGGTGGATCTCGTCCTGCTAGTAGATTACGTTATTACGATGAACCTGTGGAAGGCGTGATTCACATACCTCTTCACACTCCACCAGAAGAAAAGGAGGCTCGTAAACTATTGCACGGTATACAACAACTCAATGCAGAGCCGATGCGTCCAGTTCCAACTGCTATAACTGCTAGTCAACTTGCTGCAGCCGCTGCTGCTTTAAAACCAGTAGGCACTCGAAAGGGTTCTGGAAGTGGATCTTCAGGCAGTGGCCAATCGCAGCCACGTTCGCAACAGGTGGAAAAACTACAACGTATCGAAAATCTCGATGCAATACATACACTTTCACAGGATGATGACAATAAAGAACGTACATGGAGCCTAGAAGTGAACAAGCATAGCTCACAGGACTCACAGGAGACAGCTGGTTCTGAAACTAGCTACGCCAGTGCCATAAAAGTCAATATTCGTTCAAATTTGGCCAATGTTAAAGAAAATGTTGTGCAGGAAAATGGTATGGCAGCGGAGGCTGAAATTCATCGGTTACCTTCGGTGGATAGTGTTAGCGAGACGAAGATCGTTGAAACCGTAGCTACTGTTAATgtaaacattacacaaattcaGCCTGAAAATGAGCACACAAAAGAAAAGCGTCGATTGCTTTTCACCACACGTTTAGGCTCAGGTAGTCAGGATCCAATATTTTCTAcacaatttagtatttctaagaCCGAAAGTCAGTCTAGCCAACTGTCAGAGCAAGTTCAAGAGACAATAGCAGAAAGTCCCGTCTCAGAGACCTTACATAGACAAGGCACTGTAATCCGTCGCTCAGAGGAAGAAGTCGAACTAAATGCTTCAGCAAAAATACAGGAACCTAAAGAGCCTACGAAATTACCGCCGAATAGGCGGACCTCTACGGAAGCTGCAGCTCGTCGGCAAAAATCGATTTCCACGTCAGAAGATGAAAAACCCATTGTGCAGACTACTGTAACTGCGGTTGTCATGCGTCGCAAAGAATCGCATGAGGAACCGCGGAGAAAATCACGCTCCACATCGGAGGAGGATGCAGATGCCGGTGGGGGGATTTTAAATCAACGGCATTCACGTTACTTGGAAAACTTCGATGTACGTAAAAAATACCATGAGAATGTGCCGCGAAAACCTAAACGGCAAAGTGTTTCTGAACCAAAACGTGGTGACAGTACGGAGGATGCGGTTGTGCCTGTCGTAGAACAGCGTGACGATCAAAAACCACCAAAACAACATCAGCAACGTAAACCGACACTGCCtcaaccaccaccaccatctACAGCTCCTTCACCATCACCTCCTCCAACAGCTCCATCCGTAGCTGCAAGTCGTTCGCCAACACCCACGCAACGAGTGCCGCGCTCACAATCCCAGTCCCCTGTAGATGCCTCCGGAAAACAAACGCCTGTTAAACCACCAAGAACCTCTACACCTACACGCCGCTCACATGGCCAACATGTCGGAACCGAAAGACAATCAATGCCTTCAACCGATGAACCAGTTGAATCCTCTGAGAGTGAACGAGACTCTGACCTTGCTGGTGGCTCGTCCGCTGCAGCCGACCCCAAGCGTCGGCATTTGCCCCGTCATGTTGGTACTATTGAAGATCACGAAAGTACAGGACTGGTGTCGCAAGAGTCTTTTGACGAACTTCCTTATGTGCCAACCACGTTACCCGAGGAACGCGCACATGGCGTACCACTTGTTCCTATGAAAGATCGAGCCAACATGGAATTGAAAACATGTCCTGTGGAGCGACCGCGCTCAACTACACCACTTAATCCTTCACACTTAGAGGAATATTGCGGAATAGTTACACCTCAGGAACAAACATATGAACTTAGCGGTTCAGTTCCAGTTCGTGGAGAAAAACTACGTATCAGTTTGCCACGTAAAGACTCCACAAAAGAGCGAGGACAAAGCGCAAAGTCGCCTCGACGACCATCTAATACTAGCGGCAAATCATGGTTTGAGTTTGCCGAAGAAGGTCTTCGCGCTACTGCGTCTAATTTGGAACGTAAAGACTCCAATAAACAattgctgcagcagcagcagcagacacAACCCGAATTGGAAATCAAAACCAAAGTTGCTGTGAGCAAAGCGACAACAACTACCGTGCAAACCACGCAGACACAAATTACACCAACATCGGGCACCACAACAACGCAACGAAAACTCTCCGGACACTGGAtagatttcgaaaatataccCGAAAAACGCAAGCCACCAAAACGAATCACGGCATTACCCAAAGATGGTGTTATTACAACCAGCAGCAGCAATCGAATTCATGCCACCACATCGAGTGTTCAACATGCAGCGCAGCTCCCAGCACATGCACATGGTCATGGACATGGCCATCATCAACCAGCACAACCTGATGTGACAATGGATGGCAAAATCCATTACAACTATGTGAAGCCGGAAGATTGCCAGTGTGAGTGTCATGAAGCCAAGCGCGAGGGCGGCGCCGGCGCTGTGGCGGACGACAACGCGAGCGCGGCCGCTGGCGACGATGAGGTGGAGGGTGTGACAAGCAGCAAATCCATAACTAGTGTTGATCTGCTGCAGCAAGGTGAGGATATGCTGCCATTACTGGATCCCGATACGCAAGACGGAATTGAACCAAG TGATTCATCGCGTGAGTATAGCTGTTATACGGACGATGAGATGGACGTGCCGATGAGACGAGCAAGTTCAAGTCGCTCGAAAGGGAGTTCCTCCAAA TTGGAAGAGTTTCCGCGGCGCGATGTTTCGCACAGTCCCCGGAATAGAAAGTTCCCAGACAATCGCAAGTGA